A window of the Vanessa cardui chromosome 27, ilVanCard2.1, whole genome shotgun sequence genome harbors these coding sequences:
- the LOC124541125 gene encoding uncharacterized protein LOC124541125, protein MSVIILPFVFALFVAANGNLEGVDPNTLECDPRGQIFLLLPHFTDCSKFFMCAHGEEVEFTCSGGLIFDFVLQTCNWPRNTKCNLRTRPEEDDIEGSGEEEFDWLMDKSYEGSVNSLTAETVVNSVRPLSIETSEKMTNFNSILNCHRADSAARLVPYKGDCQRYWRCINGVPQSVYCSDGLYFNDLSQQCDFEANVKCKEEGEDELKSEFIVYK, encoded by the exons atgtcag TAATAATCCTACCGTTCGTCTTCGCGCTGTTTGTCGCCGCCAACGGGAATTTAGAAGGCGTTGACCCGAATACTCTAGAATGCGATCCCCGAGGACAA ATATTCCTGCTGCTTCCACACTTTACGGATTGTTCCAAATTCTTCATGTGCGCACATGGTGAAGAAGTTGAATTTACCTGCAGCGGTGGGCTTATCTTTGACTTCGTTTTACAA ACTTGTAACTGGCCTCGGAATACAAAGTGCAATCTCCGCACGCGACCAGAGGAAGATGACATCGAGGGATCTGGAGAGGAGGAGTTTGATTGGCTAATGGACAAATCTTACGAAG GCTCTGTTAATAGCTTAACAGCAGAGACTGTCGTCAACAGTGTGAGGCCTTTGAGCATCGAAACGTCTGAGAAAATGACGAATTTCAACAGCATATTGAACTGTCACCGAGCTGATTCCGCAGCAAGACTTGTTCCTTACAA AGGTGACTGCCAGCGGTACTGGCGCTGTATAAATGGCGTGCCACAGTCAGTATACTGTTCAGACGGTTTGTACTTCAACGATTTATCTCAACAGTGCGACTTCGAAGCAAATGTCAAATGCAAGGAGGAAGGCGAAGACGAGCTAAAGAGCGAGTTTATTGTTTACAAGTAG
- the LOC124541124 gene encoding uncharacterized protein CG4449 translates to MSSSDSDDIYGDIGKRLDKIRRNFRIEESKDEDIGDTNKSSLNDSFLQEILDEPINVPISKIEPDNSVRLKTKNIAKHKGRPSKRGRKSQKSESSEISDLDDVVEIIDETTTTSRKTRSSSKRGVSRSSPRSQGTGRSRGKGRRGSARTSRGRKNQPSAEQIPIFSIGNTEEYPDELEDVTLFSSKPNTKEIVLDEVVTEENEELSVKVYWQSIDIYKFQIRKFQKFTQIFEHFAKKENVTIDKLLFTYNDIILKPDHTPDSIDYNIAKFIDGGIVNNSITTLATKTLKKNSSGIKIKFQYSKSKRPFEVYMERDDKLTLALTQCAEHLEVPLRKLKFEFDGDSITGSETLRDLDMEGDECIDVKIIS, encoded by the exons ATGTCATCATCGGATTCTGATGATATTTACGGTGACATTGGGAAGAGGCTGGACAAAATACGTAGAAACTTTCGAATCGAGGAATCCAAAGACGAAGATATAGGGGACACTAACAAATCATCCCTTAACGACAGTTTTTTACAGGAAATCTTGGACGAACCAATAAACGTAcctatttcaaaaatagaacccGATAATTCTGTAAGActgaaaactaaaaatatagcCAAACATAAGGGCAGGCCGAGTAAACGAGGTCGAAAATCCCAGAAATCTGAGTCCTCTGAAATTAGTGATTTGGATGATGTAGTTGAAATTATCGACGAAACTACTACAACTAGTAGAAAAACAAGATCTAGTAGTAAAAGAGGTGTTAGCAGAAGCTCACCCAGAAGTCAAGGCACGGGTAGAAGTAGAGGCAAAGGTAGAAGAGGCAGTGCCAGAACTAGTAGAGGCAGAAAAAATCAACCTAGTGCGGAACAAATTCCCATTTTTAGTATTGGCAACACTGAGGAATATCCAGATGAATTGGAAGATGTAACATTATTTAGTTCAAAGCCGAATACAAAAGAAATTGTTCTGGATGAAGTGGTCACCGAAGAAAATGAAGAGTTATCCGTTAAGGTTTACTGGCAGAGCATagacatatataaatttcaaattcggAAGTTTCAAAAATTTACACAGATATTTGAACACTTTgccaaaaaagaaaatgttaccATAGACAAACTCTTATTCACATATAACGATATAATACTAAAACCGGATCACACACCGGATTCCATAGACTATAATATAGCTAAGTTCATTGATGGTGGTATTGTTAACAACAGTATCACAACACTGGCAAcgaagacattaaaaaaaaatagttcaggaattaaaataaaattccaatATTCAAAATCTAAGCGTCCTTTCGAAGTCTATATGGAACGAGATGATAAGTTGACTTTAGCGTTGACTCAGTGTGCCGAGCACTTGGAAGTGCCATTAAGgaaattgaaatttgaatttgatggAGACAGCATCACAG gttCCGAGACGCTCAGAGACTTGGATATGGAGGGCGACGAATGCATAGATGTCAAGATTATCAGctga